The window tgattctagttttttttttaatatcagatCATGTCATTCCCTTTCTAAAGAATATCTAAATGACTTCTAATCTCAGAACAAATCCAAAGAATTTCCCATGTCCTAAAGGCCCTATATGATttggcccctgcccacctctctaACCTCTTTTTACCTCCAACTTTTCCTTTCACTCCACTTCAAACTTACTTCATTGGCTGTGTatgttttcctctttcccttcacTTAAATTTAAGATACTATCATAAATATGCTTAAATAtggccagacatagtggctctcacctgcaatctcaacactttcagaggccaaggggggcagatcacaaggccaggagttcgagaacagcctgaccaacatggtgaaaccccgtctctactaaaaatacaaaaattagctgagcacagtggcgcatgctggtactcccaactactccagaggccgaggcacaagaatcacttgaactaggaggcggcggttgcagtgagccgagatggcgctactgcactctggcccggacgacagagtgagactcagtctcaaaagagaaaaaaaaaaaaatatatatatatacacacacacatacacacacgtatatgtacacatatatatacgtatacacgtatatgtacacatatatatacgtatacacgtatatacgtatacacaagtatatatacatatacacacacacacatatgcttaAATATACATACTCAtcctcttcaaaaaataaaatcaagctaAGTTTGGCATAAACTGCATACTGATTGCAATTTAGCAAGagtatttgatgtttttctttattattagctataaaaatgtatttggatGAAGCATCAATAAACTGAGACCAACACCCAGAACGAGCAGCTTCAGTGCCTGATTTTCAGTCACATGACTATCGTAATTATGAACATACCAAGGCCTTCACTTAATACTACAGCTCCACAGATTAAAGATGAGGGATTTTATAGTAATTACAAACTTCAAACCGTCTTGGAAATTTTAATCCCACAAATGAGCATGTCCCCAAAGAGCCCCATGTATAGCAAGGCATGTAACATTAAGTTCAAAATTTAGTTATATTAATGTGTAGTTACAAGCAAACAGTTCCATTGGGCAGGTAAACAAAGGAATAAACTAAATGGCAGAGTCAGACAAAATACttaagatcctttttttttttttttgagacggagtctcgctctgttgccctggctggagcacagtggcgcgatctcagctcacggcaagctccgcctctcgggttcacgccattcccctgcctcagcctccagagcagctgggactacaggcgcccgccaccacacccagctaattttttttgtatttttagtagagacggggtttcaccgtgttagccaggatggtctccagacctcgtgatccgcccgcctcggcctcccaaagtgctgggattacaggcatgaaccaccgcgccctgccaggatccttttaaaactacaaatatgggtgggcgtggtggctcacccttgtaatcccagcactttgggaggccaaggcaggcggatcacctgaggtcaggagttcaagaccagcctggccaacacggtgaaaccccatctctactaaaaatacaaaagttagccaggaatggtggtgggtgcctgtagtcccagctactccaggggccgaggcaggagaatcacttgaacccaggaggcagacggtgcagtgagctgagatcgcgccactgcactccagcctgggcaacagagtgagactccatttcaaaaataaaaataaatataaaactacaaCTATATGGCCAATTTTAAAATCCAGTGACTATGTACTATTTATCATAATCACTAGTAACCACAATGCAATTAAACCCAAGGTGCTGTCTACAGAAGGCCAGCAGCTTCAAATTAGCTCTCTTAGAAGCTGATCAGTCTTTCTTCTCAGAGTTAACATATATCTCTCAGCTCTCTAAGACAATTAAAAAGACGCAAACTAGCACCTTCTCCAGTCACTGCATGGACTCCACCCCATGGACAAGAAACACCTGAAGAGCTACCTGTTTTTACTCTCCTAATAACTTACACCCCCATATGACcagaataaacttttaaaaagcagttaactgacaaatggaaagaaatcagGACTACGAAAAtactccaccaccaccacatgcATGTGCACAGGGAATTGTTTACTTGATACACGCAGTACCCCAAATCAACAGTCAAAAGTGCCCACAGTTAACTAAAAATATCTTAGCCTGACCTAAATATCTTGGTTTTGAAGCAGTAAAGTGTAGGCCTTGCTCTAGAAGTTggtcccttaaaaaaaaatccaaacaaagcCATGATTAGGCCAACCAGGGACCCTCGTACATTCATCTATCTCCCTCAATTGAAGGCAGGACCATCCAGTTAACAAGGGGAGAGTGCTGTGTAAGCTAATGAACCGAAATTTTTTGGCAAATGAACAGTTTCTCCCAAACTATTCACCATCAACAAggtttaaaagaagaaacaatggaATAAGCTAGAAGTCCTGAATTTTAGCTGACTCTGGAGGCCAACTGCTTGGGAGTAAATGGAGAATACCTTAACAGAGCAGACAGTTCTGGTCTGCTCCTGACTAGATAGGTAACCTTGGGAAATTTACTTAagtctctgggactcagtttgctcatctgcaaaTGGGGTTGGACAACCAGTCCTGAAAGATTCCTCTTAGATCTAAAACTCAAGAACTACACAGTATTCCtactctcttcttccctccaaCACAGATTTTTATGAGAACAGAGAGGATAAATCTAGCACTAGACTTTAACTCAAACCAAGGTGCACCTTATATATTTAATGTCCCCAAGAGCCATCAGTGCTCCACAAAAGTAGATGGAACCAATTAAGACAAGTTATCCAGAGATCCTTCAATAAGTCATTCTTTACAATTAAAAACTAGTTTTTCAGTCCAATGTCACTTGTGCCAAATGCTCAAAACAGTATCTCCGCCAATCTAGCCACATCTAAGGTGACAATCATCCGCATGGTACACATTACACATCTGGGTGATACTAAGTGGTTGAAAAATTCTCTCCAcatacaacattttaaattatggaagttttttggtttttcaatttttctccttCAGAAAGGCAGAGTGAAATATCTACTTACACACCTGCAAGAAACGTTTAAGACTTTCTTCAAGACAGAACCAAACAAGTCAACAACAgaggtaaaaatttaaaatcagaacTATTAAAAAACACAAGTGGAACCAACTTTGAGGTAAAAAGGATTCCAATTTTCCACCGTAAACTACTAAACAAGGTTTGTGAACAAATCAACTTGGATGCGAATAGCGCTATTCAATGAAGACGACCCGTAACTGTAGATCCAATCAGTAACTAAGGTACAGATATTTAGATCATTCCTAATCAATACAGCGACTTCGACTAAGCAACATTGCATCTATTTTCATGCAACATCGCTTAAATCATTTACAgttttgtgtgttgttttttttttccaaatggaaaaTACCCCTTTTCCACTCAAAACAGACCCCAAAGCTTTCAGACGAGTTCGGGCGCGTTCCaggtggtatggccgtagatcATACCCCTAAGCGTTCAATACAATCTTTTACTTACTTACACAGTCTCCAACAAGTCTGCATTAAAAGAAAACCTACCCAAAGTGTAACTGGACTTTAATCAATATGAAACAGTGATTGTCGTTTCTCGTTAAACGTAAAAAGCAAAATGGAGTTGTAAAGAGTTTCTTTCCCATTTCAACTCCGACAGCCACGCGCGCTTTCAGCGGCCGGCTACACTGCGCGGTCGCGGGGCCCGGCCCAAAGCCCCCGCCCTGCCCGGCGCCGCTGGGAGAGGAAGCTCCGGGGACCGAGGGCGGGCAGGCGGGCAGCCTGGGCTCCACCAGGCCCGGCCGGGCGGGGGAAGGGGCACAGGAGACTACCGGGCGCGCTTCCGGGGACTGCGCGGGCGGGGTCGCCGCTTGGGGCGCGGGGCCCGGGCTGGGAGTCAGGTCAAGGGTCAGGGGCCAGGGGCGGCTCGGCCACGAGCAGCCGGTGGGGCGCGGCCGCGGCGGTGCGGCGGCCTGCCGGCCGGAAGAGTACCGGGCTGGCGGGCCTGGGGCCCCGCGGCGCCTGGAGGGAACCCTTCCGCTCACCTCAGGCAACGAATCCGAGTCCAGCCTCTTCGCGCCGGGGACGCCGGTCCGCGAGTCGCAAACTCGGAGACGAAGGCGGGTAGCTGAAGACCAGACCGTGGACTAACGAGAGAACCGACGGAGGACCGCGGGCGGCGGGAGGGTAGCGCGAGAGAGCGAGGGCGGGCGGCGGCGGGAGGGCGGGGAACGACGTGCGCGCCTCCGAGTGCCCAGCGGGCTCGAGCCGGCACAGGTCGCGGCCCCGCGCACGCGCGCGCACTCACAGCTCATCCACTATTGCTCAGGAGCCCGTCCACGCCCTAAAAGCAAAACCCTTAACCAATCATTGCAGCCGCGTGGGGCATCACGGGAACTCCGGGGCTATAAAAGACCTGGTTGCTATTTTGTACTCCCGGAGTCACTCATCCCTTAAGCAAGCAGGGTGGGGTTAGGTGCGCGTGCGCGGTTTTAATACTCCTCCCCGAACTGCCAACTCTTCACGCACGCGAAGTAGGCCCCACCCTGGCTGGGTTTACGCGTGCGCACTAACGGGCCTGGTCCCGGAAGACCACACGCGTGCGTGGTGGGGACTACGGTGACAGTACCCCGGGTGGGGCGAGGGCCAGTCATGGCGGAGTCCTGGTCTGGGCAGGCCTTGCAGGCTCTGCCGGCCACGGTGCTGGGCGCGCTGGGCAGCGAGTTCTTGCGGGAGTGGGAGGCGCAGGACATGCGCGTGACCCTCTtcaagctgctgctgctgtggttGGTGTTAAGTCTCCTGGGCATCCAGCTGGCGTGGGGGTTCTACGGGAATACAGTGACCGGGTTGTATCACCGTCCAGGTGAGGCTTCCTACGAACCTCCGTGGGCtggccgcccccgcccccaccctctCCCGACTGTACCATTGGGTTCCCCACTATCCTGCAAGAGGCTCATCAGAACTTAACATTGGTTCACGGCCTTACTACCCTGAACGCATCTGACCTCGGAAGCTAAGCCaggtacttggatgggagaactTAACGTTGTGCCCTGACTCATGCCACCATACCATTTTACGCCAGAATCCCCACCAGTCCACCCATCACATTGTATCTGTTCCTCAGAACTCTCACCTGGCAATACCATTAGTCCCTTAGGACCCTCACCAGACTTCACCAAACAATA is drawn from Homo sapiens chromosome 3, GRCh38.p14 Primary Assembly and contains these coding sequences:
- the TCTA gene encoding T-cell leukemia translocation-altered gene protein, translated to MAESWSGQALQALPATVLGALGSEFLREWEAQDMRVTLFKLLLLWLVLSLLGIQLAWGFYGNTVTGLYHRPGLGGQNGSTPDGSTHFPSWEMAANEPLKTHRE